The genomic region ACGAGTACTGCGACCACAGGACCGAAAGATACTGCCGCATGGTGGAATACATCGGAAAACAGCTTAACTTTACCACACTGAAATATCAGACTCTTCCCGATATGCTCGATGCAATCGGTCTTCCCCATGAAAACCTGTGTACCTATTGCTGGAACGGTTTGGAATAAAACCCCGTCTTCATGGATATATAACCATTGACTGCATCTATTGTGAACCTGTCGGGGGCCGATTCAAGCACATAAACGCCCGACCTTTCAAGAACGGAAAATGTTCGCAGCCTGTCATCCACCAGCTTAAGCGCCGCGCTTTTTGTGAAAATGTCTTCGTTTACTCTTATTATCTTCTCCGCCTCATCATAAAGATGAGGATTCTTTATGCATATGACCATGACCCTGTGGGCGGACGCACAGGTTTTCCACGCACTGACGATGTCCATTGCATGCTCGAAATTAAATGGATCGGTGAATAAAAGTACCAGGCTTTGCCTGCTCTGCTCTCTTTGCAAAAATGAAAAAGCCTTATGATAGTCGGCATAAGTGTCGGTTGCCTGAATATTGTAGAGGCTTTCCGCCAGTCTTTGAAAATGCGCTGTTCCCTTTGCCGCCGGCACAAACCTGCTTATTTCGCTGTCAAAAGCCAGAAGCCCTATATTGTCACCGCAGCCTATTACCGTTTCGGCAACCGTGAACGCAGCATTAACCGCGTAATCCAGCTTGGTTATTTCATTTATTTCCTCGTCCATAACCCTGCTTGTATCCATCATCAGATATACATACTGATTTTTTTCAGGCTCATAATAGTTTGTGTAAAGCTGTCCCGTTCTTGCCGTTACATTCCAGTTAATATATCTAAAATCATCGCCCGGAACATATTCACGGACACTTTCAAACTCCGTGCCCGCCCCCATGCTCCGTAGCTTCTTAATCCCCGCAGACACCATGTTTTTTCGGGTGATTGAAAGATTTCTGTTTCTGTAATCACCAAGGTTTGGATACACCTTTACCCTGTCGCTGATTTTAATCACTCCTGAAACGACGCACAGTCCCAGAACACCGGTTAACCTCACATACAAATCCGGAAACTCAAACTCTCCCCGTTTCACCGGCCTGACATTGTAATATACATTCCTGATCTCACCGGGATTTACCGTAAATTTCAGTATCTCACTGTCCACGCCGAAACTTTCCGGCACACTGTCCCTGAGTTCAATTGTGAACCTGTGATTAAAAGGATTTTCTATGTACAGATCAATTCTGTTCCAGTCGGAAAGGGACAAAATTCTCCCGGTTTCCCTTCTGAAAACAAGGTTCGCGGGTTTCGGAGATATGCAAAAATCCACAATAAGCAGCGCAGCCAGCACCAAGTTGTAAGCAAGCGCCGCATATGCTCCAACGCCAGGTATCAGCGAAAAAGCGGCAGGTATAAAGCCAAATAAAACCAGTAAAACAAACCGTTTGCTGAAAAACATACAAACATCCGCCCAACCGTCGTTATCTGGGCACTTCCACCGTCCTTAATATTTCGTCCAGAATGTCGTCAACGGTCAGATTACCAAGCACCGTCTCAGGCTTAACTATAATCCTGTGCCTCAGCACAGGCTTTACCATTTCAGTAACATCTTCAGGTATTACAAAATCCCGCCCCGAAATCGCCGCGACGGTCTTTGCACATTTAAGCAACGCTATCGACGCCCGGGAACTTGCTCCGAGAAGCACCGCATGCGAAGTCCTGGTAACGTAAATTAACGAAGTAATATAGCGTATTATGTTTTCGTTTACAAAAACCCTGTTTATTTCCTGCACAATTTGCGCCCATTCATCCGGATCAATAACGGCCGAAACAGCGTCAGCGCTAATCGTGCCCCCGCTCTCATTTACCTTTTTTAGAAGCACTTCCTCCTGCTCTGGCGGAAGATGCCTGACTTTCAGTTTCATTAAAAACCTGTCCAACTGTGCCTCGGGTAACGGGTAAGTTCCTTCAAACTCCAGCGGGTTCATCGTGGCAAGAACCATAAAGGGTTTCGGAAGTTCGTAGGTTTCCCCGTCAATCGTTACGTTTCCTTCTTCCATGCATTCCAAAAGTGCCGACTGGGTTTTCGGAGTGGCGCGGTTTATTTCATCGGCAAGCAATATATTCGTAAAAACAGGGCCTTTTTTCACATAAAAAGCACTGTTTTTGACATCAAACACTTTTGTTCCCGTAACATCCGAAGGCAAAAGATCGGGTGTAAACTGAATCCTTGAAAAGTCCGACTTAAGCGTCCTGGCCAAAGCCCTTGCCGCCAAGGTTTTCCCAATTCCCGGCACGCCTTCAATCAGCACATGTCCACCCGTAAACAGCGCTACTGCCAGTTGTTCCAGAAATTCATCCTGGCCCACTATGACTTTCCTTAGTTCATTCATCAGCCCGTCATATTTCTCTTTAACCAATGGTTTACCGTCCATTAGGTATCATTCCTTTCTTTGCCTTTGATTTCGGTTACTAATTTCAAGTTCAAGTTTTTGGAGCCCAAGGACAATCTCTTTCAGTTTCTTTTTGCTTAAATCCCCCGTCCTCAAATAATATTCGCATTCGTTCAGAAGGGGCAAGGCTTTGTCCCTTACATAGCCCGCCGTTCTCAAATATCCGCCGTATCTCCGGACAAAGCGGCCGTAATAATTTGACAATACCAGCGAATAGGCCTTTTCCTTCTGATAGAGACCTGCAAGTGCCATGACTATTTCATTTTCGGCTCTTTTTGTCATTTCCCTGTCGCCGCGCACCCTGCCAAATGTTTTCCAGCCCCTTATCACAACAAGAAGAACGACCGTTACAAGCTGGATGACTATAAGCTGACCGGTATGTCCAATCAAATCCCATAAACCGGGCGCAGGTTTCTGCATGAACCGGTAATACTCGTTAAATACCACCTTTGGATTATTAATTCTTGCGAGCACATTAATAAAAGCAACCGCCGCGCCGGTGTTGTCTGAGATGTTTTTGTTCAGAAATCTGTCAGCACTGTCCAAAACGCAAATAACCCCATTTTCAAGCCCATACCATGTAATTGTGACATTTCCTGCATTTTCCGTTTCATACCATCGTCTATTCTCTGAAATATAGTCAAAAATCCACAAATTATCAATATTCCGGTGATCCAGAATTACAACAAGCGTATTGCCGTTATTAAGCCAGTTTCTAAGGCCGTTCTTTTCTTCATTGTCATTAAACACCGAACCTGCGGGACAATATGCAACCATCACGGGATTATCCCTTAAAAATTTCACCGGGTAATGATACCGTGAAACCCGAAAACCGCATTTACCAGCAAGAAGGTATAAAGCCTTAAGCCCCAAGTCTCCGGTTCCGTACGTGGTGTAATCAGCATAATCCGTTTTATACACAGTTGCTGAATATAAAACTGTTACGGCGAATACCGACATAAATATTGCGAGCACGAATAAAAGACAGTTTTTCAGCCGGACATTCATACCGGTTTCTCCTTCTGCAAAGCATAAAATTCAAACCATCTGCTAACGCTGGCCTCGTCTATATTTCTGTTGCCGTAGCAGCATTCGTCGAACAGATTTACGAACTCCTGCACAGATACAGCCAATGTCTCGTCCTTCAGCCTGATTTCCCTCAGATACATACGGTTTGTTTTCCACTTTGCAATCTTAATAATTTTTCTTCTGTCAAGTTCCAGAAGCAGGGCTATAAAAAGAAACCTCAGGGCTTTTGAATACTCTTTTGCGGTCATGCATTCGCTATATTTATTTAATGCGTCTTCAGGCCGGCTGAGATACTCAGAGACGCGCGGAAATTCAGCAAATTTAATTTTTTTTGACATATACAGCCTTTTTGTTATCAGTCTTACCAGTAAAAAAAGCAGAACGGACGCGGTCAATACCAGCAAGACCTTCGCCACCGTCTGAAACGAAGAGCTGTTCAGCCCCGAATAAACTCGGATTTCCCGGTTCGGCTGCGAATAGTCAAAAAACTCCCTTACCCATTCCTGTATGGATTCCCATATATCACTTACCAGCTTAAACACCGAATTCGAATTCCCGTTCTGATTAAATTCGCGCCTTTTCAGTATGTCATCCAGTATGCGCCTGATCTCCCGCTCGCTTATTTTGTCAGACCTCATTGTATTCCCCCTGTATCGAAGGCGTCAATTTCCCGGCTTCTTCACGTTCTATTTCCCAAAGAGTCATTTCCAAATCAAGCCCCTCGCGTTTAACCCTGAGGGTAATGTACATAGCTGTAAATATGCATATAAGCACCGGGCGCAGTATCTCGGCAAAAATCTGCGCTATCACGATACTTATCCTATACAGTTCCATGTCAAATCTTCCTGAATTCAAAGCGATTAAACCGAAAACCACTCCTACAACCATTGGGAACAGCGAAACAAGTAAATTACCGAAAACAAAAGTAAGAGCGATCAGGAAAAAATTATTTTTACCAAGCACATTACATCTGCCGATACTTGCTGCCGCCTTTTTCCCCTCTATGCATATTGCGGGCATAAACATCCAGTATTTTCCGATAAAAAATCCCACTACCAGTGAAATCAAAATTATAATTCCAAGCACCGCCAAAATCCCCAGGATCAGAGGGGCAACCGCAATTTTATGGTATATAAATGCCGTGACTAAAAGTCCTGTGATACTGAAAGACAATGCAAACATCCCGGCAAACAGAACAATGTATAAAACCAAAAATACGGCGCACTGGATCAGCAGATACAGCACCCTCCCGAGGAGTAAAACGCCAAACTGGCCGAAACACTCCTTTATGGCCTGCTTGACCGTCACTTTTCTGTTCAGAACGGTATCGGCGTAAATAATCCTTACAACGGCACCTTCCATTACATTTTTTAACGTAATGGCATACAATCCTTGCAGAATCACTGCACCAAACAGCATTGCATACAAAGTAACCACTGATGAAACTATCGCCGCCGGGCTTGTTTTCACAAGTTCCGTGGGTTCCATAAGCTTCCAGTACTTCTCGGTAAATACCGGATTGAACAGGTTCAGTAATAGCATTGCAGGAATATTGAACATCAGGTTTATTATAAAAATATCTTTAAAATGTTTTTTAAAAAGAAAAATTCCATAATCCAGTATATCGGTAAATCTCGCTTTCCGTAACGCCCTTAGCGAATTCATAAATCCTCCGTCTGTAAAAAATCTATATTTATTATCATATAATACCATTCACTTTGTGTCAAACATTGTAAAACAAATAAAAAAAAAGGCGGAACTCCGCCCATTATGTATCCCCGGAATATATTATCTTCTTGCCAGTGAAAACCAATGTACCATAAGCCTTAAAAACAGTTTTATCCACGTAGCCTTTTCCACTTCCTCGGTTGCAACCAGCGGTATATTCAGTATTTCCTTGTTCTCAAGCAGTAACACCATTTCGCCGGCCCTGTCACCGATCGACACGGGCGCATTAATATATTCGGGAAGCCTGATTTCCTCTTTTACCTTGTCCCGCTGCCCGCGTTTCAGCAAAACCGATTTGTTATCCTCATATGCTACCGGCACAGTCAGCGTTAATCCCTTTTTAACGTTCACATTTCCGGCTATTGCATCCTTTCTCTCTATTTTCAGTATTTCATAGTTAGAAAAGCCGTAATCAAGGATTTTTGTCGTCTCTGAAAAGCGCAGGCTCATACTTTCGGCGCCAAGTATTACCGATATCAAATCCAGCCCGTCTCGGGAAGCCGTCGCTGCAAGGCAGTATCCGGCCGCGTCTGTAAAGCCGGTTTTAAGGCCTGTTATTCCCCTGTATTTTCCTATGAGGTGGTTTGTATTGTCCAGGTCAAAGGTACCGTTTCTGAAAGTATCATGTTTTATTGTGGTGTATTCAATTATCTGCGGGTATTTTGTTATAAGCTCCCTCGACATAATTGCTATATCCCTGGCTGTGCTGTAATGTCCCTCATCGGTTAACCCGGAGCAGTCAAGGAAATTGGTGTTTATCATACCCAGCTCTTTTGCCTTTTCATTCATCATTGATACGAAAACCCCTTCGCTGCCTGCCACGTGCTCCGCCAGAGCAACCGACGCGTCATTTGCCGAATGTACCGCAACGGCTTTCAGCAGATCATGAACGGTAAACTCTTCACCAGGGGCAAGGTATACCTGCGAGCCTCCCATGCCTGCGGCGTGTTCCGAAACCACTACCACATCGTTAAGGCTGATCTTATTCTGTGCAATGGCTTCCATTACCAGCAGCATTGTCATGATTTTCGTAATTGAAGCAATGGGACGCCGCTCATCACTGTTCATTTCAAAAATAATTTCCCCTGTATTTGCACACATAAGCAATGCCGATTTTGCCTTGATTTCAAAGGGAATGTTTTCAAGCAACGGCGCATTTTCATTTCCTGTCAACGGCCTGTTCTCATTTTGAAGCCCTGTTTCCTCTTCAACTGCGAAAACGCCCGGATTCGCCGGAACAAGCAACAGAGCGAAAAGCAAAACCCACACGACCGCCTTTTTTATCATTTACGAAAAACTCCCGCAATTTAGTCCCATAATAAATGTATGCATGGCCGATATAGGTTTATTCGGGCTTATTTTTTATTTTGTCTGCGTCATGGCTACTGAATCCTTCCCAAAATCATGGGCTTTTCCGGCACGGGTTCCGGACCGATGACAATCGAACTTTTCAAGACCTGAAGTGCCTCATGTATCCTGTTTTCATCCGAAGCATAAAGAAAAGCGATTGTTTCACCCTTTTCAACTTTGTCACGAGTTTTTTTCACAAGTTCAATACCTGCTGCTGGATCAATGGCTTCTTCCTTGGTTTTTCTTCCTGCGCCCAGTAACACTGATGCAATTCCAAGCCTTTCAGCGTTCATTTTTTCCACAAACCCCGATTTTTCGGCTTTCCATTCGGCCCTGAACTCCGCTCTGGGCAGTTTCGACGTATCTTCTATAACCTTTGGATCTCCGCCCTGCCTTATCACCATCTCAATCAGCTTATTAAGCGCGGTACGCTTTTCTATAGCTTCGGCGGCAAGGTTCCTGCACAATTCAATCTCCCCTTTTCCCGCAACAAAAAGCATATTTGCCGCAAGTTCGATACAAACTTCCTTCAGGTCTTCAGGGCCTTTTCCGTTCAGGGTTTCAACCGCTTCTTTCACTTCAAGCGCATTTCCTATATTGTTTCCGAGAGGCCTGTCCATATCGGTTATAAGTGCCACCGTTCTTCTGCCCGCGCCGTTGCCTATATCCACCATTAGCCTTGCAAGTCTCTCGGCCTCGGCAACGGTTTTCATAAACGCCCCGCTTCCGGTTTTAACGTCAAGAACAATTGCATCCGATCCCAATGCCAGCTTTTTGCTCATTATGCTTGCAGCAATCAGCGATATGTTTTCCACAGTGCCGGTTACATCCCTGAGCGCGTAAAGCTTTTTATCTGCAGGCACCAGGTTCTCGGTCTGGCCTGCAACTGCAATGCCTATTTCCCTTACGTTCCTGATAAATTCTTCCCGTGAAAGGTTCGTGCGGAAACCCGGTATGGATTCCAGTTTGTCAACCGTTCCGCCGGTATGCCCCAGCCCTCTTCCCGACATTTTGGCCACAGGGACTCCGTACGACGCGACAATCGGCGCCACCACAAGGGTGGTTTTGTCCCCGACACCGCCTGTGCTGTGTTTATCCACCTTCACGCCGGGTATTGCCGAAAGATCCACTCTGTCGCCGGAATTCAGCATGGCTTCGGTCAGCCACAGCGTTTCATCGGTATCCATTCCGTTAAAGTATACCGCCATCAGAAAAGCAGAAGCCTGGTAATCGGGTATTTCGCCTTTCGTGTACCCGTTTACGAAGTATTCAATCTCGCCTTTTGTAAGTTTCTGACCATTCCGTTTTTTTATAATCAAATCCAGTGCAAACATATCCATACTCCTTCCGGTATATCGGCATTGTTACACAGAAATATCCCTTTTCAAATATTTGTTCATGCCGCTTTAAAACAGAAGGTCCTTTCAAACGTCAAGTATAAGCTCAAGAAAACTTTTGCCGCCAAGCCGGTTTTCCACCCCGAAATACTCGGCTATTGTCTTTGCGACATCACAAAAGCTGCTTCTGGTATGAAGATTTACTCCCTTTTTGACATGCTTTCCGGTAATAAGCAGCGGAACATATTCCCTGGAATGATCGGTACTTGCCGTGGACGGATCACATCCGTGGTCGGCGGTAATAACCAATACATCCCCATCCCTGAGATTCCCGATTATTTCGGGCAGTCTCCGGTCAAAATCCATTAAAGCCTTTGCATACCCTTCCACATTGTTTCGGTGGCCGTAAAGCATATCAAAATCAACCAGGTTCGTAAACAGCATTCCTTCAAAGTCATCCTTAATCCATTCAATCGTTCTTTCTATCCCTTCGCTGTTTGAACCCGTATGAACCGATTTTGTAATTCCCGATCCGGCAAAAATGTCTTCAATTTTGCCGACCGCGCGGACCTCATAACCGTTTTCGGCAAGGTAATTCAATATTGTTTTGTCAGGCGGCTCAATGGAAAAGTCCTTTCTCCTCTCGGTCCGTGTGTAATTTCCCGATTCCCCCGTAAAAGGCCGCGCAATTACCCTGCCGACGCCATACTCGCCGGTCAGCAGCTCCCTGGCGATCCGGCATATTTCGTATAATTCTTCAACGGGTATCACGCCTTCATGGGCCGCAATCTGGAACACGCTGTCAGCCGATGTATATACGATAGGATAGCCGGTTCTTACATGTTCATCGCCCAATTCCTGTATTATAACTGTTCCGGACGCGGGTTTGTTTCCAAGGGTTTTTCGGCCTATTCTCCTTTCAAATTCCCTCATTAAATCTTCAGGAAAACCGTCCGGGAAAACGGGAAAAGGTTTGTCCAATACAATACCAGCTATTTCCCAGTGCCCGGTCGTGGTATCCTTTCCGGCAGATCTTTCGGTCATTTTTCCGTATGCGCCCGAAAGCTCAATTTTATTTAAATCCGTTGTCGTACGGTATGTTTCGCCGAATCCGTCTATAAACGCAAGCCCCAGTTTTTCCATATTCGGAAGGGAAAAATCCTTTACGAGCTGTGATATATGTCCGATGGTATTGCTGCCTTCATCCCCGTAATTTATGCTGTCGGGCTGCTCGCCTATCCCGGCACTGTCAAGTACAATGACAATAAATCTTTTCATTTTCATGCCTCCCGTCATTAAAGGATATAAAACAAACGCTATTCATATATTATCATTTATCTGTTAAAATAAACAACGTAACTCCCGGAGCAGAA from Thermoclostridium stercorarium subsp. stercorarium DSM 8532 harbors:
- a CDS encoding DUF58 domain-containing protein, coding for MFFSKRFVLLVLFGFIPAAFSLIPGVGAYAALAYNLVLAALLIVDFCISPKPANLVFRRETGRILSLSDWNRIDLYIENPFNHRFTIELRDSVPESFGVDSEILKFTVNPGEIRNVYYNVRPVKRGEFEFPDLYVRLTGVLGLCVVSGVIKISDRVKVYPNLGDYRNRNLSITRKNMVSAGIKKLRSMGAGTEFESVREYVPGDDFRYINWNVTARTGQLYTNYYEPEKNQYVYLMMDTSRVMDEEINEITKLDYAVNAAFTVAETVIGCGDNIGLLAFDSEISRFVPAAKGTAHFQRLAESLYNIQATDTYADYHKAFSFLQREQSRQSLVLLFTDPFNFEHAMDIVSAWKTCASAHRVMVICIKNPHLYDEAEKIIRVNEDIFTKSAALKLVDDRLRTFSVLERSGVYVLESAPDRFTIDAVNGYISMKTGFYSKPFQQ
- a CDS encoding AAA family ATPase, which codes for MDGKPLVKEKYDGLMNELRKVIVGQDEFLEQLAVALFTGGHVLIEGVPGIGKTLAARALARTLKSDFSRIQFTPDLLPSDVTGTKVFDVKNSAFYVKKGPVFTNILLADEINRATPKTQSALLECMEEGNVTIDGETYELPKPFMVLATMNPLEFEGTYPLPEAQLDRFLMKLKVRHLPPEQEEVLLKKVNESGGTISADAVSAVIDPDEWAQIVQEINRVFVNENIIRYITSLIYVTRTSHAVLLGASSRASIALLKCAKTVAAISGRDFVIPEDVTEMVKPVLRHRIIVKPETVLGNLTVDDILDEILRTVEVPR
- a CDS encoding DUF4350 domain-containing protein, translating into MNVRLKNCLLFVLAIFMSVFAVTVLYSATVYKTDYADYTTYGTGDLGLKALYLLAGKCGFRVSRYHYPVKFLRDNPVMVAYCPAGSVFNDNEEKNGLRNWLNNGNTLVVILDHRNIDNLWIFDYISENRRWYETENAGNVTITWYGLENGVICVLDSADRFLNKNISDNTGAAVAFINVLARINNPKVVFNEYYRFMQKPAPGLWDLIGHTGQLIVIQLVTVVLLVVIRGWKTFGRVRGDREMTKRAENEIVMALAGLYQKEKAYSLVLSNYYGRFVRRYGGYLRTAGYVRDKALPLLNECEYYLRTGDLSKKKLKEIVLGLQKLELEISNRNQRQRKE
- a CDS encoding DUF4129 domain-containing protein; this translates as MRSDKISEREIRRILDDILKRREFNQNGNSNSVFKLVSDIWESIQEWVREFFDYSQPNREIRVYSGLNSSSFQTVAKVLLVLTASVLLFLLVRLITKRLYMSKKIKFAEFPRVSEYLSRPEDALNKYSECMTAKEYSKALRFLFIALLLELDRRKIIKIAKWKTNRMYLREIRLKDETLAVSVQEFVNLFDECCYGNRNIDEASVSRWFEFYALQKEKPV
- a CDS encoding D-alanyl-D-alanine carboxypeptidase family protein is translated as MIKKAVVWVLLFALLLVPANPGVFAVEEETGLQNENRPLTGNENAPLLENIPFEIKAKSALLMCANTGEIIFEMNSDERRPIASITKIMTMLLVMEAIAQNKISLNDVVVVSEHAAGMGGSQVYLAPGEEFTVHDLLKAVAVHSANDASVALAEHVAGSEGVFVSMMNEKAKELGMINTNFLDCSGLTDEGHYSTARDIAIMSRELITKYPQIIEYTTIKHDTFRNGTFDLDNTNHLIGKYRGITGLKTGFTDAAGYCLAATASRDGLDLISVILGAESMSLRFSETTKILDYGFSNYEILKIERKDAIAGNVNVKKGLTLTVPVAYEDNKSVLLKRGQRDKVKEEIRLPEYINAPVSIGDRAGEMVLLLENKEILNIPLVATEEVEKATWIKLFLRLMVHWFSLARR
- a CDS encoding pyrimidine-nucleoside phosphorylase; this translates as MFALDLIIKKRNGQKLTKGEIEYFVNGYTKGEIPDYQASAFLMAVYFNGMDTDETLWLTEAMLNSGDRVDLSAIPGVKVDKHSTGGVGDKTTLVVAPIVASYGVPVAKMSGRGLGHTGGTVDKLESIPGFRTNLSREEFIRNVREIGIAVAGQTENLVPADKKLYALRDVTGTVENISLIAASIMSKKLALGSDAIVLDVKTGSGAFMKTVAEAERLARLMVDIGNGAGRRTVALITDMDRPLGNNIGNALEVKEAVETLNGKGPEDLKEVCIELAANMLFVAGKGEIELCRNLAAEAIEKRTALNKLIEMVIRQGGDPKVIEDTSKLPRAEFRAEWKAEKSGFVEKMNAERLGIASVLLGAGRKTKEEAIDPAAGIELVKKTRDKVEKGETIAFLYASDENRIHEALQVLKSSIVIGPEPVPEKPMILGRIQ
- a CDS encoding phosphopentomutase, yielding MKRFIVIVLDSAGIGEQPDSINYGDEGSNTIGHISQLVKDFSLPNMEKLGLAFIDGFGETYRTTTDLNKIELSGAYGKMTERSAGKDTTTGHWEIAGIVLDKPFPVFPDGFPEDLMREFERRIGRKTLGNKPASGTVIIQELGDEHVRTGYPIVYTSADSVFQIAAHEGVIPVEELYEICRIARELLTGEYGVGRVIARPFTGESGNYTRTERRKDFSIEPPDKTILNYLAENGYEVRAVGKIEDIFAGSGITKSVHTGSNSEGIERTIEWIKDDFEGMLFTNLVDFDMLYGHRNNVEGYAKALMDFDRRLPEIIGNLRDGDVLVITADHGCDPSTASTDHSREYVPLLITGKHVKKGVNLHTRSSFCDVAKTIAEYFGVENRLGGKSFLELILDV